TCCTGTCGGAAGGTAACCTGGGGTGCAAACGACCATCGGCGGCGGGCGAGCGGTACGCTTGGCGTACGGGCCTTCCTGGGCCCGTCTGAGGAAACTTGCTGCTCGAGGCCAGGCTGCCCAAGACCtgtccccttttttctttttctttttttttttttttttgagacggagtctcgctctgtcacccaggctggagtgcagtggccggatctcagctcactgcaagctctgcttcccgggttcacgccattctcctgcctcagcctcccgagtagctgggactacaggcgcctgccaccttgcccggctaagtttttgtatttttagtagagacggggtttcactgtgttacccaggatggtctcgatctcctgatctcgtgatccgcccgtctcggcctcccaaagtgctgggattacaggcttgagccaccgcgcccggccagtcccCTTTTTTCTATACTGGCTCCCACATCCGGGTTTTTCTCCAGGACGGCCCTTCGGATGCATGGGCCAATGGGAGTCGCCATTTAGGGCGCTCCGCCCACGGGGTCGCGTAGAGCATCCTGGAAGTCGTAGTAAATCTCTCGAGAGTTCCCTCTGCACGCGGGCTGGAGAAGCGGGTCCTACGCACGCTTTGTTGCCCGCGCTTTCCCTCGGTCCTTCCCCCTACTCCCGCCTTACCTGACTTCCTTTTGGGAGGAAGATCCTTGAGCAGCCAACGGTGGGACAAAGGATTTGGCGAAACCCAGGGCTAAAGTCACGTTTTTCCTCCTTTAAGCCTTACCTCAACACTTCACTCCATGGCAGTTCCCGAGACCCGCCCTAACCACACTATTTATATCAACAACCTCAATGAGAAGATCAAGAAGGATGGTGAGTTCTCGGGATAGTCCGGACTCCAGACTGTCCCGCACGGGCTGGTCCCTCTTCCACCCCCTGCATCCGCTTCTCTTAAGTGTTCCTCCAGCCAAACTTCGAGTTAACCCCTTGGCCTTTACACAAACTACTTCCTGTCTTCAACACTCCATTAGTTCATCTTACACTCTGCCCTTTAACCTGGTCACTGTTGCTCATCTTACAAGGTTTGAGGTCACAGGACCcttccttcaggaagccttcccttGTCCCTTCACGTGGCTGCCGCTGACTTCCCATACGCTGAGGCCATCTCCCATCACGCCCTGATTCCTCTGAGCTGTCGTGGGGCTCTCTCTCCTCCCAGTGGCCTTTGAGCTCCGTGAGGGCAAGGACTGGGGCTTTCTTGGGTCACCGGCTTTTTCAGTGGTCAGCTCACAATGAAAATGTACCGTAATGGTGGCTAACGCTCTGTATCATGGGTTAGTCTATGTGCTTTTATATAAATGTTGATTACATTTAGTTCTTACAACAAGCTTGTAGGAAGAAGGCTGTTGTTATTCCCATTCCTCAACTAACAAACtgaggcagggcgcggtggctcacccctgtaatcccagcactttaggaggccgaggtgggcggatcacctgaggtcgggagttcgagaccagtctgaccaacatggagaaaccctgtctctactgaaaatacaaaattagccaggcctggtggtggcacatgcctgtaatcccagctactctggaggctaaggcaggagaatcgcttgaacccgggagacggaggttgcagtgagccgagatcacaccattgcagtacagcctgggcaacaagagcgaaactccgtctcaaaaaagaaaggaaaagaaactgagACAGGGTGatgtgacttgcccagggtcacatagcAAGTAAAGTGGTTGAAGCCACCGGTATAGAATTCTGCTTAAGAACCcaatttttggccgggcgtggtggttaaGCCTAACActttgggtggcagaggcaggaggatcacttaaacacaggagttcaagatcagcctgggcaacaaagcgagaccttgtctctacaaaaaaaaaaaaaaaaaaaaaaaaaggctgggcgtgggtGGGgtatgtctgtggtcccagctactcaggaggctgaggtgggaggatcgcttgagctagagaggttgaggctgcagtgggctatgattgcaccactgcactgcagcctgggcagagcAAGAACCTatctgaaaaaaggaaaaaaaaaaaaactcagttatTGAAATGGGAAAGACCCTCTCACGTTCTCAAGTAAATTATCACCTTTATTGAATCTCATTTGCTACATCTAAAAACTGAGCAAAATCATAATACCTTTTTTGCATGGATGTTGGGTGAGATTAAATTAGCTAAACCttgcagtatttcttttttatgttaacTGGCAGCTAGTAAGGGCTGGATAAATGTTAGCTCTTATCACTTCAAGAAAATTGTCAGGAGAACCGAAGGAGCTTACTGGGATTCAGTTTGAGGTCACCAGTGAAGTTGCTCTTGAAGAAAGCAAAACCAGCAGCCGgggcactggctcacgcctgtcatcccagcactttgggaggctgaggtgggagatcgtgtgaggtcaggagttcaagaccagcctggccaagatggtgaaaccccgtgtctactaaaaatcagctgggtgtggcggcgcacatctatagtcccagctacttgggaggctgaggcaggagaatcacttgaaccctgggaagcagaggttgcagtgagctgagactgcaccactgtactccagcctgggtgatagagactctcaaaaaaagataaaataaaataaaacaaaaccaggaATGTAAATTTTGCATATGCTTTTAGAGTGTGGTGCCTAACCATTATTGGGCAGTGCTGGGGACACACTGGTGACATAGAAcgctggttctttttttttttttttttttttttaaatgaggtggagtgtcgctctgttgcataggctggaatgcagtggcgcaatctcagtttactgcaacctccgcctgccggattcaagcagttctctgcctcagcctcctgagtagctgggattccaggcacctgccaccatgcccggctaattttttgtatttttagcagagacagggtttcaccatcttggctacgctggtctcgaactcctgaccttgtgatccacctgcctcggcctcccaaagtgctgggattataggcgtgagccaccgcgcccggccggaaccCCGGTTCTTTAGGACAGTGACAGCCCAGAGTAGTCAGGGCCATCATGCAGGAAGCTTAGGCAGAGTGTTGAGGGCTGAGATTGGGACCTTAGAAAGACAGAGGGATCCATTCAGCTTCCTGGCAAAGGAGACATTTTGGAGAGCCTGCCAGGTAGAGGAAGCAGTATTTATGTTACATTGAGGGAGAAGAGTGTTATTAACTTGGGCCAGCTTGTGTAGATGTTTAGGGGtaaaagagcctggcacattCTGGGTATTACAAGTAGTTTTGTGGGCCTGAGGCCTAGAGGCCTGTAAATCATGGAGAAGCTTCCAGCGAGCTGTGCACTGGTGGCTCCTGGCTATGAGGCTCGTGGCTATGAGGTGTCAGACTTTGCCCTGAGGGTGTTGGGGAGCCAGCTTGCTTCCCTGTCCTGGTTGCCTCCTGATGGACTATCCTTCCAGCGGTGGAGGGTAAATGCGAATGGGCAAGAGGAGGCTGGAGAGTAGAGAGAGGCCCAGAGTCCAGTGGAATGAGTGAAGTCTGAATGAGATTCATGGGGATGGAGTATGGAGAAGAAAACCAGAAATGTTACCCCCAGGAGAATTTTTGACTAATTGCTTAAAAACAAGTTTGACTGctgtccctgcccccacccagcctgcacacattttcttgcttctttcctAGTCTAGTATCTCTTTTACCAAGTGGCTTCTGCTTCAGCTCAacatattttttttgagacggacgttcgatctgttgcccaggctggagtgcagcggcataatctctgctcactgcaacttttgcctccctggttcaagctattctcctgcctcagcctcccaagtagctgggattacaggcgcactccaccacgactagctaattttttctttcttttttttttttttttttttttttttttggcctttttagtcgagatggagtttcaccgtcttggccaggctggtcttgaactcctgacctcaagtgatctgcctcagcctcccaaagtgctggaattacaggcatgagccaccatgccacgCCAGTTTTTATGAAAGTTGGAGTCCAGTGGCGGGATCtgcctcccaggctagagtgatcctcccacttcagcctcccaagtagctgtgaccataaggcatgcgtcaccatgcgtggctaatttttgtatcttttgtagagacagggtttcaccatattgcccaggctggtcttgaactcttgagcgcaaaggatctgcccacctcggcctcccaaagtgccgggattacaggtgtgagccaccatgcttggccatcTCAGCCATCTACTTTGCATAAGACATTGGTACCCTTTGCAGACCTGAGTGGTGAGAGGGAGTCCATCCTTGTTGACCTTGAATCCCACTTGCTGTCAAGTGATGCCCTTTGCTGGTGAGATGTGGTGGTACCGGATTCAGATGGAATTCGTGGACTGGGCTCTGCCATGCCCTCGTGCCCTCCAGATTGTTGTACTGGTCCAGTGAGGAATCCTCTGAGAACCTGTTTCCATTTGAGTAAAACTGGGACAGTCATAGTTGCCACTTAATGGGGTTGCTGTGAGGAAGTTACCTCTATAAAGCATTTGATgggggtgcgatggctcatgcctgtagtcccagcactttgggaagccaaggcaggaggatcactggagcccaggagttcaagaccaacctgggcaacataggagattgtatctacaaaaaaaaaattagccatacgtcgtgttgcgtgcctgtagtcccagctccttgggaggctgaggtgagaagattgcttgagcctaggaggtcgagccTGCAGTAAGCtattatgccactgaactccagcctgagcaacagaaggagaccctgtctaaaaaaagcaCTTGATGGTATCTGTAGTCAAATGTTtgtagccaagtgtggtggcacactcctgtaatcccagcactttgggaggccaaggtgggctaattccttaagctcaggagttcaagaccagcctgggcaacatagcaagaccctgtctctgcacaAAATCcagaagttagctgggcatggtggcatatacctgtggtcccagctactcaggaggctgaggtgggaggatcgcttgagtccgggagtttgaggctacagtgaatcatgatcatgccactgcactccagcatgggtgacaaagtgagaccttgttgccaaataaaaaaaaataaatatgtgtgatGGAGTCTGTGCTAGGCATGGAGATACTGCAGTAAACAAATGGGACAGGCTTATTGCTCCTCAGGTAAGATAGACAAGTTAACGTACCATGACAGGAGGCGGGAAATAgtcatgaaagaaaaggaagtagaGTAAGAATGACATGGGAAGACATTTAGACATGGTGGTCAGAGGTGGCAACGTTTCCTCTGAGACTTGGGTGACTAGAAGGTGGCCGCCATGTAAACCTCAGGGGAGGGATGTTCCAGGTAAAGGGagcagccagtgcaaaggccctggggcagaatTGTTGTGTCAGACCTAGGGGCCAGTGTGGTTGGGGACTCAGGAGCATAGTGGAATGTGGGCAGGAATGAGTTGGGGGAAATCTGCCAGGGCCACGTCATGCAGGCCTGTGTCAGGGTGCTGGTGGCAATGAAAAGAATCACTCATATTTACTGAGCGTTTACTATGTACCGGATGCTGTCCTGAGCACTTtgcatgtatgtgcacatgttCGTTATATAGCAGCTCTCTGTAAGCACATCTTACAGAAGAGTGTACTTGGCTACTTGAGTGGTTCCTGGCCGCTTCTGTGATTGTTAGGTCTTGAGAGATTATGGACCCGAGGCATTCTGGGTAGCCCGTCAATTGGCTGATGGTCTTCTATCTGGGCTGCGCTTCTTCTAACAAGGGGAGCTCAGAGGTCTTTTCTTTCCCCACTGCAGAGCTAAAAAAGTCCCTGTACGCCATCTTCTCCCAGTTTGGCCAGATCCTGGATATCCTGGTATCACGGAGCCTAAAGATGAGGGGCCAGGCCTTTGTCATCTTCAAGGAGGTCAGCAGCGCCACCAACGCCCTGCGCTCCATGCAGGGTTTCCCCTTCTATGACAAGCCCATGGTGAGCATTGTGGGTACGGAggctgtgtgggtgtgtgaaATGTTATAGGAGACTGGGCGGGCCTGGATTAGAGGAGGGGATATTAGGGTTCATTCACCAAGGTGAGACTGGACCAGGCTCCCACTGCACCTTgcctcctttaaaaatttttttggcgtagtgcggtggctcatgcctgtaatcccagcactttcggaggccgaggcaggcagtttacctgagctcaggagtttgcgactagcctgggcaacactgtgaaaccccgtctactaaaatacaaaaattagctgggcgtggcagcatgcgcctgtagtcccagctactcgggaggctgaggaaggagaattgcttgaacctgggaggcagaggttgcagtgagccgagatcctgccactgctctccagcctgggtgacagagtgagactgtctcaaaatacgtatatatatgtatatttggctggacatggtggctcatgcctgtaatcccagcactttgggaggctgaggccagtggattacctgaggtcaggagttcgagaccagcctggccaacgtggcgaaaccctgtctctacaaaaatacaaaaatcagccgggcatgatggctggcacctgtaatcccagctacttgggaggctgaggcaggagaattgcttgaacccgggaggcggaggttgcagtgagccaatatcgtaccactgcactccagcctgggtgacagagcaggactatatctcaaaaaataaaaataaatttaaagaaatcttaaaaaaatttttttaaatttattttatttatttatttatttatttatttatttatttttgatgagaTAGACGATGCTATCTCCCCTGGAAacgctgatttttgtatttttagtagagatagggtttcgccatgttgcccaggctggtctcgaactcctgagctccagtgatctgccggcctcaatctcccaaagtgctaggattacaggcgtgagctactgtgccacACTAAGAATGTTTAACATACCTTCCCCTACTGAATAAGCACCGTGAAAGAGgggtttttgtctatttttttcattgctttattcCCAGAGCCTCGAATTGTGCCTGGCATCTGGCAGGTTCTTCTTAAACAGCTAAGTGAATGAGATTGAACCTGGAAGACTGAGGTGTATTCTTGTGTGATAGGAAATCCCCGTGCACTGCACTCCTCTCCTAGCATTGTTTCCTTGGGCTTTTGGCCTGACGTTTATTGCTGTTCCAGCTTCCCTTGAAAATACCAACAGCCTTTCTACTGAACACTtacttactgtgtgtcaggtacTGTTCCAAGCACTttaactcatttagtcctcataaCAGTCCTTTGAAGTGGGAGTTTTCATAATCCCCGTTTTTCAGACAAGGAGGTTAAGGCCaagatatttatatttctgtgtttctCAGTAAGCTCCTGATAAggtctgatttttttgttttttgtttttgttttgttttgttttttgagacagtgacttgctctgttgcctgggctggagtgcacaggtgcgatctcagctcactgcaaccttcgcctcccgggttcaagcgattctcctgcctcctgcctcctgcctcctgcctcagcctcttgagtagctgggactacaggtgcatgccaccatgcccagctaatttttgtatttttggtacaaaTGGGGTttcccggccaggcgcggtggctagtgcctgtaatcccagcactttgggaggctgaggcggatggatcatgaggtccggagttcgagaccagcctggccaagatggtgaaaccctgtctctactaacaatacaaaaattagccgggcatggtggtgggcgcctgtaatcccagctagtagtgagactgaggcagaattgtttgaacctgggaggtggaggttgcagtgaactgagatctcatcactgcactttagcctgggtgacagagcaagacaatgtctcaaaaaaagaaagaaagaaaaagagagagagacagagacaaagaaatggggtttcgctgcaatggccaaactggtctccacctcctgacctcaagtcaccTACTCCCTttagtctcccaaagggctgggattacaggcatgagccacaacacctggccccGGTAAAGGTCCAGTTTTGAATCTTGGCAATTGGGCTCTGAATCCACGCTCTTAACCCGTTCTGCTCTCTGTTTTGGTAGCGTATCCAGTACGCCAAGACTGACTCAGATATCATTGCCAAGATGAAAGGCACCTTCGTGGAGCGGGACCGCAAGCGGGAGAAGAGGAAGCCCAAGAGCCAGGAGACCCCAGCCACCAAGAAGGCTGTGCAAGGCGGGGGAGCTGCCCCTGTGGTGGGGGCTGTCCAGGGGCCTGTCCCGGTAAGCCAGGCCCTGGAGACCAGCCCTCCCACTGCCAGGCCTTCCTCAGCCACATGGACTGGCTTTGGGACAGGGTGGGGAGAGTTCTCCACTTGGGGCTTCAGACCCCCTCCTTTCTGTTTCCTTATAGAGATGTGTGTCTCTCTTTTGGGGTGTTGAGCACCTAGATGATGCTATATCCTCTTGAAACGCTTGTTTCCTCCTTGTGAATGTTTCTCAAGGTCTTTCTTCATGGCTGTGACTTGGTTTCGCTCTCTCCATGGCCTTGATTTTGTCACCTGTGTCTTTTAACTCATTGTGCATGTAGAAAGTCCAAGTGTCTACTAAGCAACTGTTAGGATTCATAAGTGAACTTCATTTAGAAAGGTTGCTGGATATAAGGGCAATATggaaaaaattagttttattatttattaatattatttttgagacatggtctcactgtcacccaggttggagtgcagtggtgccatcacagctcactgcaacctccgcctcagcctcccgagcagctggagcTGCCGGTGcgtgccaccccacccagctcacttttgcattttttgtagagacggggcttaGCTGTATCatccaggctaatctcaaactcactgtctcagcctcccaaagtgccaggattacatgcatgagtcacCATGGCCGAcccccagttttatttttatatgccaGTAACAGACAAGTAGACTTCACATTGAGAAGTAGCACTGAGGGGTAAATCCAACAAAAGGTTTGCAGAATGACTACACTGAAATCACAGAACGTAGCTGGGAGAAATCAGAGACTCAGCAATGGATAGAAGGACTCAGTATTGTCAAGAGGTCAGTTCCATCCAAATTAATGAATATTCAACGTGATTGCAGTCAAAATTCCAACAGGTATTTTGGTAAACACTGGACACTGATTGGCTCTTTGTAAATGTGTGGAAAGACAAGGCTAAGCCAGGCGAGGATAATGAAGCACCTGGACCTGCATGGCCAGGGGAAGCTCCAGCAACCAGGCCAGacccagtggctcatgtctgtaatcccaccactttgggaggccaaataggaggatttcttttttttttttttttttggagacagagtcttgctctgtcgcccaggctggagtgcagtggtataatcttggctcactgcaagctccacctcccgggttcacgccattctcctgcctcagcctccccagcaactgggactacaggtgcccgccaccacgcctggctaatttttttgtatttttagtagagacggggtttcactgtctcgatctcctgtttcactgttagccaggatggtctcgatctcctgacctcgtgatctgccctcctcagcctcccaaagtgctgggattataggcgtgagccaccacgcccggcaggaggatttctttaggtcaggagttcaagaccagtctccataaaatagcaagacctcatctctacaaaaaataaaatagagaaccgggtgtggtgactcattcctgtagtcccagcggctcaggaggctgaggtgggaggatcgcttgaggaccggaggtcgaggctgcagtgaacaatgGTTTTGCCACTGTTGTGGcaaacaaagtgctgggattataggcgtgagccaccacgcccggcaggaggatttctttaggtcaggagttcaagaccagtctccataaaatagcaagacctcatctctacaaaaaataaaatagagaaccgggtgtggtgactcattcctgtagtcccagcggctcaggaggctgaggtgggaggatcgcttgaggaccggaggtcgaggctgcagtgaacaatggttttgccactgcactgcagcctgagtaaaagagtgagaccttgtctctttttttctttttctttttttttgacagagagTCTCAGTCAATCTGTCtccccaggttggaatgcagtggtgcaatcttggctcactgcaacctctgcctcttgagttcaagtgatcttctgccttggcctcccaagtagctggatcacaggcatatgccaccatgtctatgtgcaaaaaaaagaaaaaaaatctgcagcAACCAACCAGGATGATATACAGTTGGCAGAAGGGTAGAAAGACAGACCAAGGGGAAAGAATATGAAGAGTCTAGGCACAGCCACACTTGTACAATTACTTGATGTGTGATGAAGGTACCACTGCACTTGACTAAGGAAAGGAATTTTTTCCCCTAGTTCATGATGCAGGGCAGT
The sequence above is a segment of the Macaca nemestrina isolate mMacNem1 chromosome 20, mMacNem.hap1, whole genome shotgun sequence genome. Coding sequences within it:
- the LOC105495327 gene encoding U1 small nuclear ribonucleoprotein A translates to MAVPETRPNHTIYINNLNEKIKKDELKKSLYAIFSQFGQILDILVSRSLKMRGQAFVIFKEVSSATNALRSMQGFPFYDKPMRIQYAKTDSDIIAKMKGTFVERDRKREKRKPKSQETPATKKAVQGGGAAPVVGAVQGPVPGMPPMTQAPRIMHHMPGQPPYMPPPGMIPPPGLAPGQIPPGAMPPQQLMPGQMPPAQPLSENPPNHILFLTNLPEETNELMLSMLFNQFPGFKEVRLVPGRHDIAFVEFDNEVQAGAARDALQGFKITQNNAMKISFAKK